A region of Sugiyamaella lignohabitans strain CBS 10342 chromosome A, complete sequence DNA encodes the following proteins:
- the RNA1 gene encoding Rna1p (GTPase activating protein (GAP) for Gsp1p; involved in nuclear transport; GO_component: GO:0005737 - cytoplasm [Evidence IEA,IEA]; GO_component: GO:0005829 - cytosol [Evidence IDA] [PMID 2116418]; GO_component: GO:0005829 - cytosol [Evidence IDA] [PMID 8755533]; GO_component: GO:0016021 - integral component of membrane [Evidence ISM] [PMID 12192589]; GO_component: GO:0005634 - nucleus [Evidence IDA] [PMID 8755533]; GO_function: GO:0005096 - GTPase activator activity [Evidence IEA]; GO_function: GO:0005098 - Ran GTPase activator activity [Evidence IEA]; GO_function: GO:0005098 - Ran GTPase activator activity [Evidence IMP] [PMID 7657689]; GO_function: GO:0005098 - Ran GTPase activator activity [Evidence IDA] [PMID 9305944]; GO_process: GO:0006404 - RNA import into nucleus [Evidence IMP] [PMID 16040803]; GO_process: GO:0006348 - chromatin silencing at telomere [Evidence IMP] [PMID 17904525]; GO_process: GO:0043547 - positive regulation of GTPase activity [Evidence IEA]; GO_process: GO:0032853 - positive regulation of Ran GTPase activity [Evidence IEA]; GO_process: GO:0006606 - protein import into nucleus [Evidence IDA] [PMID 7657689]; GO_process: GO:0006407 - rRNA export from nucleus [Evidence IMP] [PMID 11739405]; GO_process: GO:0000054 - ribosomal subunit export from nucleus [Evidence IMP] [PMID 11739405]; GO_process: GO:0006409 - tRNA export from nucleus [Evidence IGI,IMP] [PMID 22008473]), with protein MSSFSIEVQGKKFDTEADIRPYLEKLDQLENIREVNFTGNSYGKGACEALAKSLASKKDLEVANLSDIFTGRIRSEIPDSLDDILVALLNCPKLHTIDLSDNAFGIATIDPLESFLAKHSPLEHLLLSNNGFGPLAGSRVANALEKLAEVKKANGSPTLKTVLCGRNRLENGSMEAWASFLAAHGSIQEIRLYQNGIRQEGLEHLFLNGLAKSPELEKLDLQDNTLTERGARALSKVFHNWKKLKELGISDCLLSARGGEIFAQTIVDGEELPNLEILKLQYNEIESNGINLLSEAIAKKLPNLKTLEINGNRFSEDHEAVDSITKIFEDRGFGEIDELDDMEELTDDEDEEEDENESGFEDIVKDAEEEEEENVAPEKSDEVDDLAAKIEKTTI; from the coding sequence ATGTCGTCGTTTTCTATTGAAGTTCAAGGGAAGAAGTTTGATACTGAGGCAGATATCAGACCCTATTTGGAGAAGCTGGATCAGCTTGAAAATATCAGGGAAGTAAATTTTACTGGTAACTCTTATGGTAAAGGAGCTTGTGAAGCCCTCGCTAAGAGCCTTGCATCCAAAAAAGACCTGGAGGTCGCTAATTTATCTGATATTTTTACTGGTAGAATCCGAAGTGAAATCCCTGATTCCCTGGATGATATCCTTGTTGCATTGTTGAACTGCCCAAAGTTACATACCATTGATCTCTCCGATAACGCATTTGGCATTGCCACTATCGATCCTTTGGAATCATTCTTAGCTAAACACAGTCCTTTGGAGCATTTACTTTTATCGAATAATGGATTTGGCCCATTGGCTGGATCTAGAGTCGCCAATGCATTGGAAAAGCTTGCTGAGGTGAAAAAAGCCAACGGCAGCCCTACCCTGAAGACTGTTTTGTGTGGTCGTAACCGTTTGGAAAACGGTTCTATGGAGGCTTGGGCATCATTCCTAGCTGCACATGGATCTATCCAAGAAATACGATTATATCAGAATGGTATTCGTCAGGAAGGTTTAGAgcatttgtttttgaatggACTCGCTAAGTCTCCAGAATTAGAAAAGCTCGATCTACAGGATAACACTTTGACTGAAAGAGGCGCTCGTGCACTTAGTAAAGTTTTCCACAATTGGAAAAAACTCAAAGAGTTAGGTATTAGCGACTGTTTACTGTCAGCTCGTGGCGGTGAAATTTTTGCTCAGACCATCGTTGATGGCGAAGAGCTCCCCAATTTAGAGATTTTGAAACTCCAATACAATGAAATCGAATCCAATGGTATTAATTTGCTCAGTGAAGCAATTGCCAAGAAGTTGCCCAATCTGAAGACTCTTGAAATTAATGGTAACAGATTTTCTGAGGATCATGAGGCTGTTGATAGCATCACTAAAATTTTTGAAGACCGTGGATTTggtgaaattgatgagttGGACGACATGGAAGAGCTTacagatgatgaagatgaggaagaagatgagaatgagAGTGGTTTCGAGGATATTGTCAAGGatgcagaagaagaagaggaagaaaacgTTGCCCCTGAAAAGAGCGACGAAGTCGATGACCTTGCCGCCAAGATCGAAAAGACGACTATCTAA